A DNA window from Fervidobacterium sp. contains the following coding sequences:
- a CDS encoding metal-dependent hydrolase, producing MKLTFLGHAALLIEGIDGKYNVIIDPFISGNPSYPKSFILPKIDYIFVTHGHGDHLGDTIELCRKYNPTVISNFEICNYLQLKGCKIHPMHVGGVYYFEFGKVKLTPAVHGSGIHDGDKTIYGGNPCGILIQTEGKSIYHAGDTGLTKEFELLKDVDIAFLPIGGNFVMDVEDALRAVEMIRPKTVVPIHYNTWEIIKANEDKFKQETEKLGVECIIMKPGETIEI from the coding sequence ATGAAACTCACATTCTTAGGACATGCAGCTTTGTTGATAGAAGGTATTGATGGAAAGTACAACGTTATAATCGACCCATTCATTTCTGGTAACCCGTCTTATCCAAAAAGCTTTATTTTACCAAAAATCGATTATATATTTGTCACACATGGACACGGTGATCACTTAGGTGATACTATTGAGTTGTGCAGGAAGTATAATCCAACAGTTATATCGAACTTTGAGATATGCAATTATCTTCAGTTGAAAGGTTGCAAAATTCATCCGATGCACGTTGGCGGAGTTTACTACTTTGAATTTGGTAAGGTTAAACTTACACCAGCGGTTCATGGTTCAGGAATACACGATGGAGACAAAACAATTTACGGTGGTAATCCATGCGGAATATTAATACAGACTGAAGGAAAAAGTATTTACCACGCCGGCGATACTGGACTTACGAAAGAGTTTGAGCTTTTGAAAGATGTAGACATAGCTTTCCTACCAATAGGTGGAAACTTTGTTATGGATGTTGAAGATGCACTTAGAGCTGTTGAGATGATAAGACCCAAGACTGTAGTACCAATTCATTACAACACATGGGAGATAATAAAAGCAAATGAAGATAAATTTAAACAGGAAACTGAAAAGCTTGGTGTAGAATGTATTATCATGAAACCAGGAGAAACAATAGAAATTTGA
- a CDS encoding 2Fe-2S iron-sulfur cluster binding domain-containing protein, giving the protein MNIFVAPIVVSLVSGVLALVIAIVDSIVNNYGEVDIDINEGKKILKVKGGAPLLQTLGSQGIFVPSACGGRGSCGACKVKVLSDVGPHLPTEVPYMSKEEIKENIRLSCQIKLKKSIKIYLPEELFNIRKFKGILEGLKDVTYDIKELRIRLVEPNEIDFKAGQYVQLVIPPYENIKEFTQRAYSISSSPKNRNHIELLIRLVPGGIATTYVHKHMKEGDIVEVIGPFGEFYMRNTDADMIMVAGGSGMAPIKSIIFDMWERGITNRNVWYFFGARSKKDLYYVDIFKELEKKWEKFHFIPALSEPLADDNWTGETGLITSVLERYLDSVIPKDNKKEGYLCGSPGMINACVQVFSKFSIFDVYYDKFA; this is encoded by the coding sequence ATGAACATATTTGTAGCACCGATTGTTGTTTCTTTGGTAAGTGGAGTCCTTGCGCTTGTTATTGCCATCGTTGATAGCATAGTAAACAATTACGGTGAGGTGGATATCGACATAAACGAAGGTAAGAAAATACTGAAAGTTAAAGGTGGTGCACCGCTGCTCCAAACCTTAGGTTCACAAGGTATATTTGTACCTTCAGCTTGCGGTGGAAGAGGCAGTTGTGGTGCTTGTAAAGTTAAAGTACTCTCCGATGTTGGTCCACACCTACCAACAGAGGTTCCTTATATGTCAAAAGAAGAAATCAAAGAAAATATCAGGTTATCATGCCAAATAAAGCTGAAAAAGAGTATAAAAATCTACCTTCCTGAAGAGTTGTTCAATATTCGAAAATTTAAAGGAATACTTGAGGGTTTAAAGGATGTCACCTACGACATCAAAGAACTTAGGATAAGACTTGTTGAACCAAATGAAATAGACTTCAAAGCGGGTCAATATGTACAACTTGTGATCCCACCTTATGAAAACATAAAAGAATTTACCCAGCGCGCTTATTCGATCTCATCATCACCCAAGAATAGGAATCATATAGAACTACTAATCCGACTTGTGCCTGGTGGAATTGCAACAACCTATGTACACAAACACATGAAAGAAGGAGATATAGTTGAGGTTATAGGACCTTTCGGTGAATTTTATATGAGGAATACTGACGCTGACATGATTATGGTAGCTGGTGGAAGTGGCATGGCTCCTATTAAGTCTATAATTTTTGATATGTGGGAAAGAGGAATAACAAACAGAAATGTATGGTACTTTTTTGGTGCAAGAAGTAAGAAAGATCTTTATTACGTTGATATTTTTAAAGAACTTGAAAAGAAGTGGGAAAAATTTCATTTTATACCTGCTCTATCCGAGCCTCTTGCCGACGATAACTGGACAGGTGAAACTGGTTTGATAACAAGCGTTCTTGAAAGGTATCTTGATAGTGTAATTCCAAAAGACAACAAAAAGGAAGGTTATTTATGCGGTAGTCCTGGTATGATTAATGCGTGTGTACAAGTTTTTTCTAAGTTCTCTATTTTTGATGTTTATTACGATAAATTCGCGTAA
- a CDS encoding NADH:ubiquinone reductase (Na(+)-transporting) subunit E (Part of the NQR complex which consists of NqrA, NqrB, NqrC, NqrD, NqrE and NqrF; NQR complex catalyzes the reduction of ubiquinone-1 to ubiquinol by two successive reactions, coupled with the transport of Na(+) ions from the cytoplasm to the periplasm; NqrE is probably involved in the second step, the conversion of ubisemiquinone to ubiquinol.), with the protein MVPDINPIVLFFASIFTSNILLTNFLGMCSFISISKDLKSSNGLGLAVTLVMTITTALNWILEKYLIASFELGYLRYILYIIVIAAVVQILEMIIDRISPNLYMVLGIFLPLITVNCAILGVALFMQLRNYTFIQSVFFGLGSGIGWWLAIVLLAAIRKKTENAPIPASLKGVGITLITIGIMAMAFIGFAGMIRVQ; encoded by the coding sequence ATGGTTCCTGATATAAATCCTATCGTATTATTCTTTGCATCAATTTTTACAAGCAATATATTGCTAACAAATTTCTTAGGTATGTGTTCTTTCATTTCGATTTCTAAGGATTTAAAATCTTCCAACGGATTAGGTCTGGCCGTTACATTAGTCATGACCATAACTACAGCTTTGAATTGGATTTTGGAAAAATATCTTATTGCTAGCTTTGAACTTGGTTATCTTAGGTATATTCTATACATAATTGTGATAGCTGCCGTTGTCCAAATTTTAGAAATGATCATCGACAGGATATCTCCTAACCTTTATATGGTCTTAGGTATATTCTTACCACTGATAACTGTTAACTGTGCCATACTTGGTGTTGCATTGTTCATGCAATTGAGGAATTATACATTTATACAATCTGTCTTTTTCGGACTCGGTAGTGGTATTGGCTGGTGGCTTGCAATAGTACTTTTAGCAGCTATAAGAAAAAAGACAGAAAATGCACCTATCCCAGCATCTCTTAAGGGTGTGGGTATAACATTGATCACAATCGGAATTATGGCAATGGCATTTATAGGCTTTGCTGGTATGATAAGAGTTCAATAA